From one Lycium barbarum isolate Lr01 chromosome 6, ASM1917538v2, whole genome shotgun sequence genomic stretch:
- the LOC132598623 gene encoding probable serine/threonine-protein kinase At1g09600 has protein sequence MGCVCSKGVSTKRRGSNRTKEKEKKKSSSKRLIASAKEEDDLVEVDNVGNDVTTRLISTETIEKSAGSTPPAWDEGEKKSIVLEKPEVPKVQRPAATKATEVGGQPQINRIFNVRNGVDGTQVVAGWPSWLTNVAGEAIKGWVPRKADSFEKLDKIGQGTYSSVYRARDVETGKVVALKKVRFINMDPESVRFMAREILILRRLDHPNVMKLEGLVTSQVSGNLYLVFEYMEHDLAGLAASPAVKFTESQIKCYIQQLFRGLEHCHSRGVLHRDIKGSNLLIDNNGNLKIGDFGLATLYQKNQRQPLTSRVVTLWYRPPELLLGATDYGAAVDLWSSGCIVAELFAGKPIMPGRTEVEQLHKIFKLCGSPSEEYWKKSKLPHATIFKPQQPYKRCLANTFKDFPPSALVLLDSLLAFEPEYRGSATLALQSEFFTTKPLPCDPSSLPKYPPSKEFDAKMRDEEARRQRGGGTKGPGIESNRKPAKQSKAVPAPDANAELPASIQKWKQQSNQTSVSEKYNREEDGGSGFRFDPSRGSLYNGHLSQVSDSGNSINTDTNGHGPLMSSQRAFDSSKFGELSSAHKSFRPHGAAAHLSRFSNSVAAHGSSRFDISREMSTHSQWPEELTTGKYNQLNDSDSSYSLLGKDSSNKKDKHATGKDPAAGYIPKKNRIHYSGPLMPPGGNIDEMLKEHEKQIQQAIRRARLDKNKKKEQNDNGQTESLLHCTSNGR, from the exons ATGGGTTGTGTTTGCTCAAAGGGGGTTTCTACTAAAAGGCGTGGTAGTAATCGAActaaggagaaagaaaaaaagaaatcgTCATCTAAAAGACTTATTGCATCTGCCAAAGAGGAGGATGATTTGGTGGAGGTTGATAATGTTGGGAATGATGTGACTACGAGGCTTATATCAACAGAGACAATTGAGAAAAGTGCAGGTTCCACCCCACCTGCTTGGGATGAGGGAGAGAAGAAGTCTATAGTTCTTGAGAAACCTGAAGTGCCAAAGGTGCAAAGACCGGCAGCAACAAAAGCAACTGAGGTTGGAGGACAACCTCAGATAAATAGAATATTCAATGTTAGGAATGGAGTTGACGGTACACAAGTTGTTGCTGGATGGCCGTCATGGCTGACAAACGTGGCAGGTGAAGCTATCAAAGGCTGGGTTCCTCGGAAGGCAGATTCATTTGAGAAGTTGGATAAG ATTGGCCAAGGTACATACAGCAGTGTGTACCGAGCCCGAGACGTGGAAACTGGAAAGGTTGTTGCATTGAAGAAAGTACGATTTATTAACATGGATCCAGAAAGTGTTCGTTTTATGGCTAGGGAAATTCTTATACTCCGGAGACTAGATCATCCAAATGTGATGAAGCTTGAAGGTCTTGTGACCTCTCAGGTCTCAGGCAATCTGTATCTTGTCTTTGAATACATGGAACATGACCTTGCAGGTCTTGCAGCATCACCAGCTGTCAAATTTACTGAATCTCAG ATTAAATGTTACATACAACAGCTTTTTCGTGGACTTGAACACTGCCATAGTCGTGGTGTCTTGCACCGTGACATTAAGGGTTCGAATCTTCTGATAGACAATAATGGGAACCTCAAGATTGGCGATTTTGGGCTGGCAACTCTTTACCAAAAGAATCAAAGGCAGCCTCTAACAAGCCGTGTAGTTACATTGTGGTATCGTCCTCCCGAGCTTTTGCTTGGTGCTACAGACTATGGAGCGGCTGTAGATTTATGGAGTTCTGGTTGCATCGTTGCTGAATTATTTGCAGGGAAGCCTATAATGCCAGGAAGAACTGAG GTGGAACAGCTTCATAAGATCTTTAAACTTTGTGGCTCACCATCCGAAGAATATTGGAAGAAATCAAAATTACCACATGCGACGATCTTTAAACCTCAACAGCCATATAAGCGCTGCCTTGCCAACACATTCAAGGACTTCCCTCCATCAGCTTTAGTACTTTTGGATTCCCTCCTGGCTTTTGAACCTGAGTATCGGGGTTCTGCTACTTTGGCACTTCAAAGTGAG TTCTTCACAACGAAGCCTCTTCCTTGTGATCCATCATCTTTACCCAAGTACCCTCCAAGCAAGGAATTTGACGCTAAGATGAGAGATGAGGAAGCAAGAAG GCAAAGAGGTGGTGGTACCAAAGGACCTGGCATTGAATCTAACAGAAAGCCGGCAAAACAGTCAAAAGCGGTACCTGCGCCTGATGCTAATGCTGAGTTACCAGCATCCATACAG AAGTGGAAACAGCAGTCAAATCAAACAAGCGTTAGTGAGAAGTACAATCGTGAAGAAGATGGCGGATCTGGTTTCCGTTTTGATCCCAGCAGAGGATCTTTATATAATGGCCATTTATCACAAGTCAGTGATTCTGGAAATTCCATAAACACAGATACAAATGGACATGGCCCCCTTATGAGTTCTCAACGAGCATTTGATTCTTCAAAATTTGGAGAATTAAGTAGTGCACATAAGTCCTTCAGACCTCACGGTGCAGCAGCTCATTTGTCCAGGTTCTCCAATTCAGTTGCAGCTCACGGTAGTTCAAGATTCGATATAAGCAGGGAGATGAGTACCCATTCACAGTGGCCTGAAGAGCTCACGACTGGAAAGTACAACCAGCTTAATGATTCCGACTCTTCCTACTCTCTTTTGGGGAAAGACTCTTCCAATAAGAAGGACAAGCATGCAACAGGGAAGGATCCTGCAGCG GGTTATATTCCAAAGAAGAACCGAATCCACTACTCTGGACCTTTGATGCCACCCGGTGGAAACATAGACGAAATGCTTAAAGAGCATGAGAAACAAATTCAGCAGGCTATCCGCAGAGCCCGTCTtgacaaaaataagaaaaaggaaCAGAACGACAATGGGCAAACAGAATCGCTCTTACACTGTACGAGCAATGGTCGGTGA